One genomic segment of Camelus ferus isolate YT-003-E unplaced genomic scaffold, BCGSAC_Cfer_1.0 contig313, whole genome shotgun sequence includes these proteins:
- the LOC116662542 gene encoding translation initiation factor IF-2-like, producing MKGPGEGGSGGPGREQAGGSPPQPLGRRGGGAGPEAAAAGEAGRPEEGARAPTPASVPLARRAPGVSSASDAPRLAQHPCLVRGARRPRRRRGARPRRGAPRAQSVLGTGTAGSTPGEERRRAARALTRPGATSGGRGRRDEPAGGAALAGCTRRAERAGGAALSAVRPARVPGRPEDGRRPPGAAPAAAATAPAASPASGRRPALMDGGSRLAAARPRAVNATRPSAALPARPPAGTR from the exons ATGAAAGGGCCAGGGGAGG GTGGGTCTGGGGGGCCCGGAAGGGAGCAAGCGGGAGGGAgtcccccccagcccctgggccgCAGAGGAGGGGGCGCGGGGCCCGAGGCGGCCgcggcgggggaggcggggaggccggAGGAGGGCGCTCGGGCTCCCACTCCGGCCTCGGTGCCACTCGCCCGCCGCGCTCCGGGCGTCTCTTCTGCGTCCGACGCGCCGCGCCTCGCGCAGCATCCCTGCCTGGTCCGGGGAGCCCGCCGTCCCCGCCGGAGGAGAGGCGCCAGGCCGAGGCGGGGTGCCCCAAGGGCGCAGTCCGTCTTGGGGACCGGAACCGCGGGGAGCACACCTGGGGAGGAGCGGCGGAGGGCGGCGCGGGCGCTGACGCGACCTGGAGCCACGAGCGGCGGCCGCGGGCGGCGCGACGAGCCAGCGGGCGGAGCCGCCCTAGCCGGGTGCACGCGCCGGGCGGAGCGCGCAGGTGGGGCGGCCCTCTCCGCGGTGCGCCCCGCGCGGGTCCCCGGCCGGCCGGAGGATGGGCGCCGGCCTCCCGGGGCCGCGCCCGCCGCTGCTGCTACCGCGCCCGCCGCGAGCCCGGCGTCCGGCCGGCGCCCCGCGCTCAT GGACGGCGGCTCCCGGCTGGCGGCGGCGCGCCCCCGGGCTGTGAATGCGACTCGCCCCTCGGCCGCgctccccgcccgcccgcccgccgggaCGCGGTAG